A single region of the Gephyromycinifex aptenodytis genome encodes:
- a CDS encoding NupC/NupG family nucleoside CNT transporter produces the protein MERFQGIIGIVLILGLAIAMSRHRSRINWRTLGVGLTLQIAFALIVLKWEPGFAALKWVAELITKAISFTDKGTQFVFGGLMGENTGFVFALNVLPVIIFLGAIIGALYYLRVIQFFVDIIGTLLQKLMGTSKIEGVWASTVIFLGQSEAPLMIAPYIRTLTMAELFTCMTGGFAAVAGSTLIGYSLLGAPLPYLLAASVMNAPGSLLMAKAFFPETETPTNDASVRDVRDTESRNLIDALGRGAMAGGKIAVIVGCLLIAFVALIALISAILGGIGNALGQPGWSLEGLFGLLFAPVAWVLGVPWNEAGVVGNFIGQKTVLNEFVGFTAFSQQVDDLSPKAVMISSFALAGFANFSSIAIQIGAFGALSPERRGDVARLGMLALLAGTCTNLLNAAIVGVVAF, from the coding sequence ATGGAACGCTTCCAAGGAATCATCGGCATCGTCCTCATCCTGGGGCTGGCCATTGCCATGTCGCGGCACCGCTCGCGCATCAACTGGCGCACGCTCGGGGTGGGGCTGACCCTGCAGATCGCTTTCGCGCTGATCGTCCTGAAGTGGGAACCGGGGTTCGCAGCACTGAAGTGGGTCGCCGAACTCATCACCAAGGCGATCAGCTTCACCGACAAGGGCACCCAGTTCGTCTTCGGTGGGCTGATGGGTGAGAACACCGGCTTCGTGTTCGCCTTGAATGTCCTGCCGGTGATCATCTTCCTCGGCGCCATCATCGGGGCCCTGTACTACTTGCGGGTCATCCAGTTCTTCGTCGACATCATCGGCACCCTGCTGCAGAAGCTCATGGGCACCAGCAAGATCGAGGGCGTCTGGGCCTCGACCGTGATCTTCCTCGGCCAGAGTGAGGCGCCGCTGATGATCGCCCCCTACATCCGCACCCTGACCATGGCCGAGTTGTTCACCTGTATGACCGGCGGCTTCGCAGCGGTGGCCGGCTCCACGCTGATCGGTTACTCCTTGCTCGGCGCGCCGCTGCCCTACCTGCTGGCGGCCAGCGTGATGAACGCCCCCGGCTCACTGCTCATGGCCAAGGCGTTCTTCCCCGAGACCGAGACCCCGACGAACGACGCCAGCGTCCGCGACGTGCGCGACACCGAGTCGCGCAACCTCATCGACGCCCTGGGCCGCGGTGCGATGGCCGGTGGCAAGATCGCCGTTATCGTCGGCTGCCTGCTGATTGCCTTCGTCGCGCTGATCGCCCTGATCTCGGCGATCTTGGGCGGCATCGGCAACGCTCTCGGACAGCCCGGCTGGTCGCTGGAAGGCCTCTTCGGTCTGCTCTTCGCCCCGGTCGCCTGGGTGCTCGGAGTTCCGTGGAATGAGGCCGGCGTGGTCGGCAACTTCATCGGCCAGAAGACGGTCCTGAACGAGTTCGTCGGGTTCACGGCCTTCAGCCAACAGGTTGACGACCTCTCGCCGAAGGCGGTCATGATCTCCTCCTTCGCCCTGGCCGGCTTCGCGAACTTCAGCTCCATCGCCATCCAGATCGGCGCGTTCGGCGCGCTGAGTCCGGAGCGGCGCGGTGACGTCGCGCGGCTGGGGATGCTGGCACTGCTGGCCGGGACCTGCACCAACCTGCTCAATGCCGCGATCGTGGGAGTCGTAGCCTTCTGA
- a CDS encoding thymidine phosphorylase yields MPEKFDAVDVIRTKRDNGRLCEAQIDWVVDAYTRGVVADEQMAALAMAIFLNGMDRAEIARWTAAMIASGERMSFEKLSRPTCDKHSTGGVGDKITLPLAPLVACFDVAVPQLSGRGLGHTGGTLDKLEAIPGWQAALDNDRMMQILDEIGAVICAAGSGLAPADKKLYALRDITSTVEAIPLIASSIMSKKIAEGTGALVLDVKVGSGAFMKDIDQARELARTMVDLGVDAGVNTVALLTDMSRPLGRLIGNALEVQESVEVLAGGGPKDVVDLTCALAREMLTLAGKPDCDVEQALQDGRAMDVWKRMIAAQGGDPEAELPRAKETQDVFAEQDGVLTELDALSIGVASWRLGAGRARKEEQVQAGAGIEIHVEPGERVKAGQKLLTLHTDTPERFERAQESLVGGLVIDPDAAPGTGARGDVVLDRIG; encoded by the coding sequence GTGCCTGAGAAGTTCGATGCCGTCGATGTCATCCGGACCAAGCGCGACAACGGACGCCTCTGCGAGGCGCAGATCGATTGGGTGGTCGACGCCTACACCCGAGGTGTCGTGGCCGACGAGCAGATGGCTGCTCTGGCGATGGCGATCTTCCTCAACGGGATGGATCGCGCCGAAATCGCCCGCTGGACCGCAGCGATGATCGCCTCCGGGGAGCGTATGAGTTTTGAGAAGCTCTCCCGCCCCACCTGCGACAAACACTCCACCGGCGGCGTCGGAGACAAGATCACGCTGCCGTTGGCCCCCCTCGTGGCCTGTTTCGACGTGGCTGTACCGCAGTTGTCCGGACGCGGACTGGGGCACACCGGTGGCACGCTGGACAAACTCGAGGCCATCCCCGGCTGGCAGGCCGCGCTCGACAACGACCGGATGATGCAGATCCTGGACGAGATCGGCGCTGTCATCTGCGCTGCAGGCTCCGGCCTGGCACCGGCGGACAAGAAGCTCTACGCCCTGCGCGACATCACCAGCACGGTCGAGGCCATCCCGCTCATCGCCAGTTCCATCATGAGCAAGAAGATCGCCGAAGGTACCGGCGCACTGGTCCTGGACGTCAAAGTCGGTTCGGGTGCCTTCATGAAGGACATCGACCAGGCCCGCGAGCTCGCCCGCACCATGGTCGACCTCGGTGTAGACGCAGGCGTGAACACGGTGGCGTTGCTGACCGACATGTCCCGGCCGCTGGGGCGCCTGATCGGAAACGCTCTCGAGGTGCAGGAATCGGTTGAGGTTCTCGCCGGTGGCGGCCCCAAGGACGTCGTCGACCTCACCTGCGCCCTTGCCCGCGAGATGCTCACCTTGGCCGGCAAACCGGACTGCGACGTGGAGCAGGCACTGCAGGACGGACGCGCCATGGACGTGTGGAAGCGGATGATCGCCGCCCAGGGCGGGGACCCGGAAGCCGAGCTTCCTCGAGCCAAAGAAACCCAGGACGTGTTCGCCGAGCAGGACGGCGTGCTCACCGAGTTGGACGCTCTCAGCATCGGGGTCGCGAGTTGGCGGCTGGGCGCGGGCCGTGCCCGCAAAGAGGAGCAGGTCCAGGCCGGCGCCGGGATCGAGATCCACGTTGAGCCGGGCGAGCGGGTCAAAGCCGGTCAGAAGCTGCTCACTCTGCACACCGACACCCCGGAGCGCTTCGAGCGCGCCCAGGAGAGCCTGGTCGGTGGCCTGGTCATCGATCCAGATGCGGCGCCGGGCACTGGCGCCCGCGGTGACGTCGTGCTGGACCGGATCGGCTGA
- a CDS encoding sugar-binding transcriptional regulator — translation MQDRDIQALEAARLYYEDGLSQADVAERLRVARPTVSKLISHARERGFVRIEIHDPRQVGDDLGRALRERFGLAEVRIAHPQEDSVGTLREVGRQGALLLQQLVDDGALLGVTWGETMYAVARSLTPQDRRGVEIVQLKGGRSYTTTSTRDHETIELFRRAFGGYARLLPLPVIFENPAVKEIVEGDRHLADVIDLGRRTQIAIFTVGAVEPEATLFKLGYLSSQEQDILLEKAAGDLCSHFYDDFGQLALPELDARTVGIGIEDLVAKPTRILVATGRRKARALRVALRNGFATHLVTDNHTAAAVLQEPAGSVTGRA, via the coding sequence ATGCAGGACCGAGACATTCAAGCGCTCGAGGCGGCGCGCCTCTACTACGAGGACGGACTGTCCCAGGCCGACGTGGCCGAGCGGCTGCGCGTGGCTCGTCCCACCGTTTCCAAGCTCATCTCTCACGCCCGCGAGCGCGGCTTCGTGCGCATCGAGATTCACGACCCGCGCCAGGTCGGCGACGATCTCGGACGTGCGCTGCGAGAGCGCTTCGGCCTTGCCGAGGTGCGGATCGCGCACCCGCAGGAGGATTCCGTGGGCACCTTGCGTGAGGTGGGCCGCCAGGGTGCGCTGCTGCTGCAACAACTCGTCGACGACGGTGCGCTGCTCGGGGTGACTTGGGGCGAGACGATGTACGCCGTCGCCAGATCCTTGACTCCCCAGGACCGGCGCGGAGTGGAGATCGTGCAGCTCAAGGGCGGCCGTTCCTACACCACCACCTCCACCCGCGACCACGAGACCATCGAGTTGTTCCGGCGCGCGTTCGGCGGCTACGCCCGCCTCCTTCCGTTGCCGGTGATCTTCGAGAACCCGGCAGTGAAGGAGATTGTCGAGGGCGACCGACACCTCGCAGACGTCATCGACCTGGGGCGGCGCACCCAGATCGCCATCTTCACCGTGGGCGCGGTCGAGCCCGAGGCGACGCTGTTCAAACTGGGTTATCTGTCCAGCCAGGAGCAGGACATCCTGCTGGAGAAGGCGGCCGGGGATCTGTGCTCGCACTTCTACGACGACTTCGGGCAGCTCGCCCTGCCGGAGCTCGACGCGCGCACGGTCGGCATCGGCATCGAGGATCTGGTGGCCAAACCGACCCGAATATTGGTGGCCACGGGACGCCGTAAGGCGCGCGCGTTGCGTGTCGCCCTGCGCAACGGATTCGCCACCCACCTGGTCACCGACAACCACACCGCGGCCGCAGTGCTGCAGGAACCTGCCGGATCCGTGACGGGACGCGCCTGA
- a CDS encoding bile acid:sodium symporter family protein, giving the protein MTAPSQPPTALATLAAKEERQARMAVTIFPLLVLLGAALAYLLPGPIAPALGPWVPTLLGIIMFAMGLTLTPPDFLLVIRRPLPVVIGVVAQYGLMPVLGWAIAAALRLPPELAVGVILVGCAPGGTSSNVVTYLAKGDVALSVTMTSISTLLAPLLTPMLALALAGERLDVSGGAMALSIVKMVLVPVIAGLLLRVLVPSVVEKVLPALPWLSVAGITGVVMAVVAGSADKIASAAGIVLLAVVLHNVAGYALGYGVAKATGQREAACRTTAVEVGMQNSGLATTLAATYVSPMAALPGAVFSVWHNLSGAVLASILRRRPLAD; this is encoded by the coding sequence ATGACCGCCCCCTCGCAGCCGCCTACTGCTCTCGCCACCCTCGCCGCAAAGGAAGAGCGGCAGGCACGGATGGCTGTCACGATCTTCCCGCTGCTGGTCCTGCTCGGGGCAGCGCTGGCCTACCTGCTGCCCGGCCCCATCGCCCCAGCGCTCGGGCCGTGGGTCCCCACCCTGCTGGGAATCATCATGTTCGCCATGGGTCTCACGCTGACCCCACCCGATTTCCTGCTCGTCATCCGCCGGCCGTTGCCGGTGGTGATCGGGGTCGTCGCACAATACGGCCTGATGCCGGTGCTCGGGTGGGCGATCGCCGCGGCGCTGCGGCTGCCACCCGAACTGGCAGTGGGCGTGATCCTCGTCGGCTGCGCCCCCGGCGGCACCTCCTCCAACGTGGTCACCTACCTGGCCAAGGGGGATGTCGCCCTCTCCGTCACCATGACCTCGATATCGACGCTGCTGGCCCCGTTGCTCACCCCGATGTTGGCCTTGGCGCTGGCCGGCGAGCGCCTCGACGTCTCCGGCGGCGCGATGGCGCTGTCGATCGTGAAGATGGTGCTCGTCCCGGTCATCGCGGGACTGCTCCTACGGGTCCTGGTCCCGTCCGTGGTGGAGAAGGTCTTGCCGGCTCTGCCGTGGCTATCGGTCGCCGGAATCACCGGTGTGGTGATGGCCGTCGTGGCCGGTTCCGCGGACAAGATCGCCTCCGCGGCGGGCATCGTGCTGCTGGCCGTCGTGCTGCACAACGTGGCAGGTTATGCCCTCGGTTACGGCGTGGCCAAGGCCACCGGTCAGCGTGAGGCTGCGTGCCGCACCACCGCCGTCGAGGTGGGAATGCAGAACTCCGGGTTGGCGACGACGCTGGCTGCCACGTACGTCAGCCCGATGGCGGCGCTGCCCGGCGCGGTGTTCTCGGTGTGGCACAACCTCTCCGGGGCGGTGCTGGCCTCGATCCTGCGCCGGCGCCCGCTGGCGGACTGA
- a CDS encoding cytidine deaminase, whose product MPQTNQALDDRALLDRAREAAESAYVPYSRFPVGAALHLRSGVIVTGCNVENASYGLTICAERTAVTRMVAQSTDPGERQIVRVAIIGLKASPCYPCGACRQVLHEFGCQQVIVEESGEPRAHRFSELLPFGFGPSDLA is encoded by the coding sequence GTGCCCCAGACCAACCAAGCGCTCGACGATCGCGCATTGCTCGACCGGGCCCGCGAGGCGGCGGAGTCCGCGTACGTCCCCTACAGCCGGTTCCCCGTCGGGGCCGCACTGCACCTGCGCTCAGGAGTGATCGTCACCGGCTGCAATGTCGAGAACGCGTCCTACGGACTGACCATCTGCGCCGAGCGCACCGCGGTCACGCGCATGGTTGCGCAGAGCACCGACCCCGGCGAGCGCCAGATCGTGCGCGTCGCGATCATCGGGTTGAAAGCCTCGCCGTGCTATCCGTGCGGCGCCTGCCGCCAGGTGTTGCACGAGTTCGGTTGCCAGCAGGTGATCGTCGAAGAGTCGGGCGAGCCGCGCGCGCACCGGTTCAGCGAACTCCTCCCCTTCGGCTTCGGCCCCTCCGACCTCGCCTGA
- the deoC gene encoding deoxyribose-phosphate aldolase, which produces MSTPTPAHLSRAELAQMVDHTLLKPEATRDQVQALAAQAAELGAYSICVSPSMLPVEVSPRVKVATVCGFPSGAHHPEVKAGEALRSVRDGADEIDMVINIARLIQGDLAHTEAEIAAVRAAVPPPVILKVIIESAALNEEQIVQACQAAERAGADFVKTSTGFHPAGGASVEAVALMAATVGDRLGVKASGGIRTTEAALAMVEAGATRLGLSGTEAVLEGLH; this is translated from the coding sequence ATGAGCACACCCACACCTGCCCACCTCAGCCGCGCTGAACTGGCCCAAATGGTCGACCACACGTTGCTGAAACCGGAGGCAACCCGCGACCAGGTCCAGGCGCTCGCCGCGCAGGCAGCGGAGCTGGGTGCCTATTCCATCTGCGTGTCGCCCTCGATGCTGCCGGTCGAGGTCTCCCCGAGGGTGAAGGTGGCTACGGTCTGCGGGTTCCCTTCCGGCGCGCACCACCCGGAGGTGAAGGCGGGGGAGGCGCTGCGGTCGGTACGTGACGGCGCGGACGAGATCGACATGGTCATCAACATCGCCCGTCTCATCCAAGGCGACCTCGCCCACACCGAGGCCGAGATCGCTGCGGTTCGGGCCGCAGTTCCCCCACCGGTGATCCTCAAGGTCATCATCGAGTCCGCTGCGTTGAACGAGGAGCAGATCGTGCAGGCCTGCCAGGCCGCCGAGCGCGCCGGGGCGGACTTCGTCAAGACTTCGACCGGCTTCCACCCGGCAGGCGGGGCGAGCGTGGAAGCTGTCGCGCTGATGGCGGCAACTGTGGGGGACCGCCTCGGGGTCAAGGCCTCCGGCGGTATCCGCACCACCGAGGCCGCCTTGGCGATGGTCGAGGCTGGCGCTACCCGGCTCGGCCTATCCGGAACTGAAGCCGTGCTGGAGGGCCTGCACTGA
- the pgi gene encoding glucose-6-phosphate isomerase, translating to MTTPPIDPTTTKAWDRLTDLEAWMTPDLRGWFEQDPDRAQRMSFTAGDLYVDLSKNLLNDAVIAALIDLAEEVNLPARRDAMFSGEHINLTEDRAVLHTALRRPKGATPALVVDGQNVDEDVHATLEKVYAFAEQVRSGQWKGVTGKPIETVINIGIGGSDLGPVMVYEALQPYCDGPDCRFISNIDPTDAAQTTAGLDPETTLVVVASKTFTTLETLTNARMVKSWLLDALTKAGAIEDSEAGRSKAVTKHFVAVSTALDKVADFGIDPDNAFGFWDWVGGRYSVDSAIGTSLVLAMGRSNFEDFLAGFHAIDEHFATTPLEQNVPALMGLLNVWNVNFLGADTHAVLPYAQYLHRFPAYLQQLTMESNGKSVRWDGSPVTCETGEVFWGEPGTNGQHAFYQLIHQGTQLIPADFIAVATPAHPVRDTLGDDSDVHELFLANFFAQTAALAFGKTEEEVRAEGTPEEIVSARVFEGNKPTTSIMAPALTPSVVGQLIALYEHITFTQGIVWGIDSFDQWGVELGKQLAKAITPAVGGDEDALGSQDSSTQALIRYYRANRSN from the coding sequence ATGACGACCCCACCGATCGACCCCACGACAACCAAAGCCTGGGACAGGCTCACCGATCTCGAGGCCTGGATGACGCCGGACCTTCGCGGCTGGTTCGAGCAGGACCCCGATCGGGCGCAGCGGATGTCTTTCACCGCAGGTGACCTGTACGTGGACCTGTCCAAGAACCTGCTTAACGACGCCGTGATCGCGGCGCTGATCGACCTCGCCGAAGAGGTGAACTTGCCGGCCCGCCGGGACGCCATGTTCTCCGGTGAGCACATCAACCTCACCGAGGACCGCGCAGTGCTGCACACGGCGCTGCGCCGCCCTAAGGGCGCAACTCCGGCGCTGGTCGTGGATGGCCAGAACGTCGATGAGGACGTGCACGCCACGCTGGAGAAGGTGTACGCGTTCGCCGAGCAGGTGCGCTCGGGGCAGTGGAAGGGCGTCACCGGCAAGCCGATCGAGACGGTGATCAACATCGGCATCGGCGGCTCCGACCTGGGCCCGGTCATGGTCTACGAGGCGCTACAGCCCTACTGCGACGGCCCGGACTGCCGGTTCATCAGCAACATCGACCCGACCGACGCCGCGCAGACCACCGCGGGGCTGGACCCGGAGACGACCCTGGTGGTGGTGGCGAGCAAGACCTTCACCACGCTGGAGACCCTGACCAACGCCCGAATGGTCAAGTCGTGGCTGCTCGATGCGCTGACCAAGGCCGGCGCCATCGAGGACAGCGAGGCAGGCCGCAGCAAGGCCGTCACCAAGCACTTCGTCGCCGTCTCGACCGCCCTGGACAAGGTCGCCGACTTCGGGATCGACCCGGACAACGCGTTCGGCTTCTGGGACTGGGTCGGCGGGCGCTACTCGGTGGACTCCGCGATCGGCACGAGCCTGGTGCTGGCGATGGGACGCAGCAACTTCGAGGACTTCCTCGCCGGATTCCACGCCATCGATGAGCACTTCGCCACCACCCCGCTGGAGCAGAACGTGCCGGCGCTGATGGGCCTGCTCAACGTGTGGAACGTGAACTTCCTCGGGGCCGACACCCACGCGGTGCTCCCCTACGCCCAGTACCTGCACCGCTTCCCGGCCTACCTGCAGCAGTTGACGATGGAGTCCAACGGCAAGTCGGTGCGCTGGGACGGCTCGCCGGTCACCTGCGAGACCGGTGAGGTGTTCTGGGGCGAGCCGGGCACCAACGGCCAGCACGCCTTCTACCAGCTCATCCACCAGGGAACACAGCTCATCCCGGCCGACTTCATCGCGGTCGCAACCCCGGCCCACCCGGTGCGCGACACCTTGGGCGACGACTCAGACGTGCATGAGCTGTTCTTGGCGAACTTCTTCGCCCAAACGGCCGCACTGGCGTTCGGCAAGACCGAAGAGGAGGTGCGCGCCGAAGGCACACCGGAGGAGATCGTCTCGGCGCGAGTCTTCGAGGGCAACAAGCCGACGACCTCGATCATGGCGCCGGCGCTGACCCCGAGTGTGGTGGGCCAGCTCATCGCCCTCTATGAGCACATCACCTTCACCCAAGGCATCGTGTGGGGCATCGACTCCTTCGACCAGTGGGGTGTCGAACTCGGCAAACAACTGGCCAAGGCGATCACCCCGGCGGTCGGCGGTGATGAAGACGCACTGGGTTCCCAGGACTCCTCGACCCAGGCGCTCATCCGGTACTACCGGGCGAACCGGTCGAACTGA
- a CDS encoding phospho-sugar mutase gives MADVVSAPQPEDLAGLLERARHWCAHDPAPAERAALSALIEQAQAGEAEALADLASRFTGPLTFGTAGLRGAVGAGETRMNRAVVARATFGLMGYLNGIVEEPRVVIGCDARHGSADFARTVAQVVAAAGGRALVLPAQLPTPVLAYAVRDLQADAGVMVTASHNPPADNGYKVYLGGRVAQDEARGVQIVPPADRLIAENIAAAPPADQIPGVPSDDDGVLEQPEDAKIVLLDHGVVAGYVGRAASLAGSQLDADISIVLTPLHGVGGQLACDVLATAGFPEVQLVPEQAEPDPDFPTVAFPNPEEPGALDLALDLARRSDADVVIALDPDADRCSVATPDPSAPGGWRQLTGDELGALLGEQAAQRTAQEGDPDTAVLACSIVSSRQLARIAAAHGCQHATTLTGFKWIARTPGIVFGYEEAIGYCTDPGYVRDKDGIGTAVRVAALVAQLRSQGRTLCDALDDLARRDGLHATSQVSFRVSDLQLIGDAMARLRQNPPTVLADSAVVEVADLARGYAGLLPTDGLLLRTERDDRVIVRPSGTEPKLKCYLEVILAACDGRVPRDAAQQRLRQLEKDVSAVVAL, from the coding sequence ATGGCCGACGTCGTATCCGCCCCGCAGCCCGAGGACCTCGCTGGTCTGCTTGAACGAGCCCGGCACTGGTGCGCGCATGACCCTGCCCCGGCAGAGCGCGCAGCGTTGAGCGCCCTCATCGAGCAGGCTCAGGCGGGGGAGGCGGAAGCGCTGGCCGACCTCGCCTCTCGCTTCACCGGACCGCTGACCTTCGGCACCGCCGGGCTGCGGGGTGCGGTGGGCGCCGGTGAGACACGGATGAACCGGGCTGTGGTCGCCCGGGCCACCTTCGGGCTGATGGGGTACCTGAACGGAATCGTCGAGGAACCCCGGGTCGTCATCGGATGCGATGCCCGGCACGGCTCGGCCGACTTCGCCCGCACGGTGGCTCAGGTGGTGGCCGCAGCGGGCGGGCGTGCCCTGGTGCTGCCTGCCCAACTTCCTACTCCGGTCCTGGCGTACGCGGTGCGCGACCTGCAGGCCGACGCCGGAGTGATGGTGACCGCCTCCCACAACCCCCCGGCCGACAACGGTTACAAGGTGTACCTGGGCGGTCGGGTAGCCCAGGACGAAGCTCGCGGGGTGCAGATCGTTCCCCCGGCCGACCGGTTGATCGCCGAGAACATCGCGGCAGCCCCACCCGCCGACCAAATCCCCGGAGTACCCAGCGACGACGACGGCGTGCTCGAACAGCCCGAGGACGCCAAGATCGTCCTGCTCGATCATGGCGTGGTCGCCGGTTATGTCGGGCGCGCCGCCTCATTGGCCGGCTCCCAACTCGATGCCGACATCTCGATTGTGCTCACCCCCCTGCACGGCGTCGGAGGGCAACTGGCATGCGATGTCCTGGCCACCGCCGGTTTCCCTGAGGTCCAACTGGTACCCGAGCAGGCCGAACCCGACCCGGACTTCCCGACCGTGGCCTTCCCCAATCCCGAGGAACCGGGTGCGCTCGACCTGGCGCTGGACCTGGCCCGGCGCAGCGATGCCGATGTCGTGATCGCCCTGGACCCCGACGCCGACCGCTGTTCGGTAGCCACCCCAGATCCCAGCGCCCCCGGCGGGTGGCGGCAGCTCACCGGCGACGAGCTCGGAGCGCTGCTGGGGGAACAGGCGGCACAGCGCACCGCGCAGGAGGGGGACCCGGACACGGCAGTCCTGGCTTGTTCCATCGTCTCCAGCCGCCAGCTTGCCCGGATCGCCGCGGCGCACGGCTGCCAGCACGCCACCACCTTGACCGGTTTCAAATGGATCGCGCGCACCCCCGGAATCGTGTTCGGTTACGAGGAAGCCATCGGCTATTGCACCGACCCCGGTTATGTGCGCGACAAGGACGGCATCGGCACCGCGGTGCGGGTCGCCGCACTGGTGGCGCAACTGCGCAGCCAAGGACGCACCCTGTGCGACGCGCTGGACGACCTCGCCCGGCGAGACGGCTTACATGCCACCAGCCAGGTGTCCTTCCGGGTCAGTGACCTGCAGCTGATCGGCGACGCGATGGCCCGTCTACGCCAGAACCCCCCGACCGTCCTTGCCGACTCGGCGGTAGTCGAGGTGGCAGACCTGGCGCGGGGCTACGCGGGGCTGCTCCCCACCGACGGGTTGCTGCTGCGGACCGAACGCGACGACCGGGTCATCGTGCGTCCCTCCGGAACCGAGCCCAAGCTGAAGTGCTACCTGGAGGTGATCCTGGCCGCGTGCGACGGGCGGGTGCCGCGAGATGCGGCCCAGCAGCGGCTGAGGCAGCTGGAGAAGGACGTGAGCGCCGTCGTCGCGTTGTGA
- a CDS encoding FMN-binding glutamate synthase family protein, giving the protein MSSTRAWWSLPVAAVAGVALHDVFQKKHSLLRAFPVLGHGRYFVETIGPELRQYIVAGNDEERPFSRDQRRYIYSSAKGLNTYFGFGTDNDMEHLEGYPIIKHRTFSAHAPRSGAAHSHHDAALPCAKVMGAARGRRKAFRPASIVNVSAMSYGSLSAPAIAALNAGAAIAGCLHNTGEGGLSLHHRKGGDLILQIGTAYFGCRDEDGNFDLDKLVAIVESAPVRALEIKLSQGAKPGLGGVLPAAKVTPEISEIRGIPQGQDCISPSRHTAFHDVDSMLDWVETLAEATGLPVGVKSAVGDLSFWEDLAQAMRDGTRGVDFITIDGGEGGTGAAPMVFSDSVSMPFQTGFARVYSIFARAGLTDSVVFIGSGKLGLPDNAMVAFALGVDMINIAREAMLAIGCLQTQKCHTGQCPTGVATQNPWLARSLDPELKAERNARYIQTLRRDLLKVAESTGVAHPALVDTEDIEIFYGQTRGVSLREVAGYEPGWGHPSQADMDELVRIMDSLNNDEEVVEDEIPAGQMESPVK; this is encoded by the coding sequence ATGAGTTCAACACGCGCATGGTGGAGCCTGCCCGTCGCAGCGGTAGCCGGGGTCGCCCTCCACGACGTTTTTCAAAAGAAGCACTCTCTTTTGCGCGCCTTCCCGGTTCTCGGTCATGGGCGCTATTTCGTCGAGACGATCGGACCGGAGCTGCGGCAGTACATCGTCGCCGGCAACGACGAAGAGCGGCCGTTCAGCCGGGACCAGCGGCGCTACATCTACAGCTCCGCCAAGGGTCTGAACACCTACTTCGGGTTCGGGACCGACAACGACATGGAGCACCTCGAGGGCTACCCGATCATCAAACATCGGACCTTCTCCGCCCACGCGCCACGTTCAGGGGCCGCCCACAGCCACCACGACGCGGCGTTGCCGTGCGCGAAAGTCATGGGGGCGGCCCGCGGGCGCCGCAAGGCTTTTCGGCCCGCTTCGATCGTCAACGTCTCGGCGATGAGCTACGGCAGCCTGTCGGCGCCGGCGATCGCGGCGTTGAACGCCGGCGCGGCTATCGCCGGTTGCCTGCACAACACCGGTGAGGGTGGCCTCTCGCTGCACCACCGCAAGGGTGGTGACCTCATCCTGCAGATCGGAACTGCCTACTTCGGTTGCCGTGACGAGGATGGCAACTTCGATCTCGACAAGCTCGTCGCCATCGTCGAATCCGCTCCGGTGCGCGCGCTCGAGATCAAGCTCAGCCAAGGCGCCAAGCCGGGCCTGGGCGGGGTGCTGCCTGCGGCGAAGGTGACCCCGGAGATCTCCGAGATCCGCGGTATCCCCCAGGGTCAGGACTGCATCAGCCCCTCGCGACACACGGCCTTCCACGACGTCGACTCGATGCTGGACTGGGTGGAGACCCTCGCCGAGGCGACCGGTCTTCCGGTCGGGGTGAAGTCGGCGGTCGGCGACCTCTCATTCTGGGAGGACCTGGCGCAGGCGATGCGCGACGGGACCCGGGGCGTGGACTTCATCACCATCGACGGCGGCGAAGGCGGCACCGGGGCTGCCCCGATGGTGTTCAGCGACAGCGTCTCGATGCCCTTCCAGACCGGTTTCGCCCGCGTCTATTCGATCTTCGCCCGCGCCGGCCTGACCGATTCCGTGGTCTTCATCGGGTCAGGCAAGCTCGGTCTGCCCGACAACGCCATGGTCGCGTTCGCGCTGGGCGTGGACATGATCAACATCGCGCGCGAGGCCATGCTGGCCATCGGGTGTCTGCAGACGCAGAAATGCCACACCGGCCAGTGCCCGACCGGGGTGGCGACGCAGAATCCGTGGCTGGCGCGCAGCCTGGATCCCGAACTCAAGGCCGAACGGAACGCTCGCTACATCCAGACCTTGCGGCGAGATCTGCTCAAGGTGGCCGAGTCCACCGGGGTCGCCCACCCCGCCTTGGTCGACACCGAAGACATTGAAATCTTCTACGGACAGACCAGAGGCGTTTCCCTTCGGGAAGTCGCGGGCTACGAACCCGGCTGGGGTCATCCCTCCCAGGCCGACATGGATGAGCTGGTTCGGATCATGGACAGCCTCAACAACGACGAAGAGGTCGTCGAGGATGAGATCCCGGCCGGGCAGATGGAGAGCCCCGTTAAGTAG